One region of Priestia megaterium genomic DNA includes:
- a CDS encoding mannose/fructose/sorbose PTS transporter subunit IIA produces MISVIISGHGDFAPALEGSSKMIFGEENHVVAVPFLKGEGIQTLEAKYKQALEEMPLENEVLFLVDIFGGTPYNAATPYILKNKTADMVSGVNLPMLLEVLAMREHVTLKEMLGRLKQVNEESFQVCSEHLEKVQQANQIGEDGLL; encoded by the coding sequence ATGATTTCAGTCATTATTAGTGGGCATGGTGATTTCGCACCAGCATTAGAAGGGTCTTCCAAAATGATATTTGGTGAAGAGAATCACGTAGTAGCCGTACCTTTTCTAAAAGGAGAGGGTATCCAAACGCTTGAAGCAAAATATAAGCAAGCATTAGAGGAAATGCCCTTAGAAAATGAAGTGCTTTTTCTAGTCGATATTTTTGGAGGTACACCTTACAATGCGGCTACTCCCTATATCCTTAAAAACAAAACAGCGGATATGGTATCCGGAGTTAACTTGCCTATGTTATTAGAAGTGTTAGCCATGAGGGAACACGTTACATTAAAAGAGATGCTAGGGAGATTAAAGCAAGTGAATGAAGAAAGTTTTCAAGTGTGCAGTGAACATTTGGAGAAAGTCCAGCAAGCAAACCAAATCGGAGAGGATGGATTATTATGA